The nucleotide sequence CGCGCATCCTGGGGGCTGCCGGTCGTGAGCTGCACCAGCAGCCGGCCGTCCATCGCGGCGGCCACGCCCTCGGCGCCGAGGATCGCATCGGCCGCGCGGTAGTCGTGGACGCACATCAGCACCACGCGGCTCGCGCGCACCGCTGCGGCGGCGCTGTCGGCCAGCACCGCACGCCGCGCGACCCGCGGCGCGGCCTTGTCGGCGCTGCGGTTCCAGACCGTGACTTCGTGACCCTGCGCGAGGTAGAGGCGCGCGATGGTGGCGCCCATCGCGCCGAGGCCGATGACGGCGATCTCCTGCTTGCTGCTCATGGAATGTTCCGGATGATTGAAGATGGCTGCATCGTAGAAATCCCACCTCCCGATGGTCAAGTACCTACGATAAAGTGCGGTACTTACCAAAACGACAGTATTGGAGAATGGCATGGCAGCGAAGAAGCCTTACGTCTGCGGCATCGGCCCCGCGTTCGAGGTCATCGGCGGCAAATGGAAGGCACTGATCCTCTGGGAGCTGCACCTGCAGCCGCGCCGCTTCGGCGAGCTGCGGCGCTTGTTGCCGGGCATCAGCGAGAAGATGCTGATCCAGCAGCTGCGCGAGCTCGAGACCGACGGCGTCGTCGCGCGCGAGGTGTTCCACGAAGTGCCGCCGCGCGTCGAGTATTCGGAGACCAAGCTGGGCGCCACGCTCAACGCGGCGCTCGGCCCGCTCGCCGATTGGGGCGACCGCTACGCCAAGCGCGTGGAGGCGGCGCGCAAGCAGTCGGAAGCGGCCAAACGGGGCTGAGGGAGATCGGATGACACCGACGCTGAACGACCCGGCGCGCCGCAACGCGCTGGCCACGATGATCGCGATGGCACTGCCCTGGGGCAGCGCGCGGGCCGACGCGGGCTGCGCGGCCGGCGCCGCCTATGCCGGCCCGCCGCGGCGCTCCGCGCCCGATGCCATCTGGCAGCGCGACTTCGGCCGCGCGATCGACGGCGAGCTGCCCGCCGACTTGCAGCAGAGCCTCGGCGATGCGCTCGACAGGATGCTGCAGCACGTGCCGGCCGCGAGCGTGGCGGTCGCGATCCCCGGCGAGGGCAACTGGCGGGCGACCCGCGGCCTGGCGCGCACCGAGCCGCGCGAGCCGGTGCGGCCCGACCAGGGCTTCCAAGTCGCGAGCACCGCCAAGACGCTGACCGCCACCATCGTGCTGCAGCTCGTGGAGGAACGCCGGCTCGCGCTCGGCGACAGCATCGAGCGCTGGTTCCCCGAGGCGCCCAACGCCGGGCTCGTCACCATCGAGCACCTGCTGCGCCACACCAGCGGCCTCGTGAGCTTCAATGCGCTGCCCGACTTCGGCACGCAGTACCGGCCGCCCGCGGAGATCATCGCCATGGGCCTCGCGCAGAAGCCGCAGTTCTGCCCCGGCACGAACTGGAGCTACAGCAACACCGGCTACGCGATGCTCGGCACCATCGTCGAGCGGCTCGAGGGCGCGTCCTTCGAGCAGGTGCTGACGAAGCGGCTGATCGGCCCGCTCGCGCTCACGCACACGGCGATGCGCCGGCCCGGCGTCGAACTGCCCGTGGTCAGCGGCCACGCGGCCGGCCGGCCGGTCGAGGCGCCCGACCAGTACGCCACGCCCCATGCCGCGGGCGCGCTGGCCTCGACCGCGGGCGATCTCGTGCGCTTCTGGCATGCGCTGCTCGGCGGCCGGGTGCTGCCGCCGGCCACGGTGCGGCGCATGTTCGTCGACATGCCCGCGATGCTCGGCCCCTACGGCGGCGGCAATGCCTCGTACGGCATGGGCGTGCAGCTCTACGACGTGCCCGACGGGCCGGGCCTGATGCTGGGCCACAGCGGCGGCATCGAGGGCTTCACGAGCGTGGTCGCCTACGTGCCGGCCGACGACCTCTACGTCGCCGTGTCGTTCAACGAGAAGAAGGTGCCGGCCGAGGCCGGCCTGTGGTCGCTGCTGCGCGCGGTGCGGGCCTGGCGCGTGCTGCGCTGAGCCTAGTCGGCCCAGCGGGTCTGGATCTCGGTCTTCACCTCGGTCATGAGCTTGTGCACCGGGCACTTGCCCGCCACGCGCAGCAACTCGTCGCGCTGCGCATCGCTGAGGTTGCCGCTCACGCGCAGCGTGGAGTCGAGCCGGTAGACGCCCTTGCGCTCCTCGCTGTCGTCGCGGTCGACCACGACCTCGATGTCCTCGACCGGAATGCCCTTGCGGCGCGCGTAGATCAGCACGGTGAGCGCCTTGCAGGCGGCCAGCGAGGCGTCGTAGAGGTCGTGCGGCTCGGGGCCCTCGTCGTTGCCACCGCCGGCCGGCGAGGCATCGACGGCGATCTCGTGGTCGCGGATCTTGAGGATGTGGCGCGTGCCGGTGGTGCCGTCGCGGCGGATCGAGATGCTCATGGCGGTGTCCTTGGGGTGGAGGAAAGGGTCAGGAAATCAGCGGCTTCATGTAGAGGATGGTCGTGAAGCCGCTGTGCCATTCGAGGTCGGGATAGCGGTCGGCCTCGCGATAACCGAGCGCGAGGTAGAAGCCCTGGCTCGCGGTGTTGAAGGTGTCGGTCTCGAGCCGTGCGAGTTCGATGCCGTCGGCGCGCATGCCGGCTTCGGCGAAGGCCATGAGCGCGCGCGCGATGCCCTTGCGCCGATGCGTCGCGGGCACGTGCAGCGCCTGCACGAAGTCGCGCTGCCAGTGGACCATGCCGACCACCTCGCCATCGATCTCGGCGACGAAGAACTCGGGCCCCATTTCGTCGATGTAGCCCACGGGCTCGCCGCTCTCACGGTAGCCGCGCGCGGCCTCGGACGTGAGCTGCGGCAGCCAGGTGCTCGCGAAGGTGTCGTCGAGGATGGCCTTGACGGCGTCGAAGTCGTCGAGGCGCCAGGGGCGGATGGTGATCGGGTCGGGGGACATGGGCGCGCGATGGTAGCCCTGCCTTCAGCGGTCGGTGGCGAGCATCAGGGTTTCCTTGATCTCCTCCATCACGACGTAGCTGTGCGACTCGGCCGCCACCGGCAGCTTCTTGAGGATGTCGCCGAGCAGGTGGCGGTATTCGCTCATGCCGCTCAGGCGCGCCTTCACGAGGTAGTCGAAGCTGCCCGACACGAGGTGGCATTCGAGCACCTCGGGCATGTGCAGCAGCTCCTGCTTGACCTTGTCGAACACGTCGCCCGACTTGGCCGAGAGCTTGATCTCGACGAACACCAGAAGCGTCTTGCCCAGCGCCTCGGGCGACACGCGCGCGTGGTAGCCGCTGATGACGCCGTCGCGCTCCATGCGCTTCACGCGCTCGGCGCAGGGCGAGGCCGACAGGCCGATGCGCTCGGCCAGTTCGGTCATGGAAATGCGGCCCTGGCGCTGCAGCAGGTCGAGGATCTTGCGGTCGATTCGGTCGAGCTCGGGCACTTTCACTCCGCGCGGCGCATAGGAAGGTTCTACACAGGGAATTCCGCTGCCGAACGCTTGAAAACAGTGGAATCCACTTCATTCTGACGCATAAATTCTTGCTATTCCATTCGAATCAGCGGAAACACCATGAAAGTCATCGTTCTGGGCGGCGGCGTGATCGGCACCACCACGGCCTACTACCTCGCGCGCTCGGGCGCCGATGTCACCCTGCTCGACCGGCAGGCCGGTCCGGCCGAGGAAACCAGCTTTGGCAACGCGGGCCAGGTGTCGCCCGGCTACTCCACGCCCTGGGCCGCGCCCGGCATTCCGCTGAAGGCGATCAAGTGGATGTTCCAGCAGCATGCGCCGCTGTCGATCCGCCCCGACGGCACGCTGTTCCAGCTGCGCTGGATGGCGCAGATGCTGCGCAACTGCTCGCCCGAGCGCTATGCGATCAACAAGGAACGCATGATGCGCGTGGCCGAGTACAGCCGCGGCTGCCTGCAGGCGCTGCGCGCCGAGACCGGCCTGCAGTACGAGCAGCGCACCGGCGGCACCCTGCAGCTGTTCCGCACCCAGGCGCAGCTCGACGCGGTGCAGCGCGACATCGCGGTGCTCGAGGAATGCGGCGTGCCCTACGAACTGCTCGACCGCGATGCGCTGGCACGCGTCGAACCCGCGCTGGCCGGCGCGCGCGACCGCCTCGCGGGCGGCCTGCGGCTGCCCAACGACGAGACCGGCGACTGCCACCTGTTCACGCGCGGCCTGGCCGAGATCGCACGCGGCCTGGGCGTGGACTTCCGCTTCGGCCAGGGCATCGAGGCGCTCGAGACCGAGGGCGGCCGCATCAGCGGCGTGCGCACCACGGCCGGCAAGGTGCTCACGGCCGACCGCTACGTGATGGCCTTCGGCAGCTATTCGCGCGCGGCCATCGCCTCGCTGGGCCTCGACATTCCCGTCTACCCGGTCAAGGGCTATTCGCTCACGGTGCCGCTGATCGCCGAAGCGCTGGCGCCGCAGTCGACCGTGCTCGACGAGACCTACAAGGTGGCCGTCACGCGCTTCGACAACCGCATCCGCGTGGGCGGCATGGCCGAGCTCTCGGGCTTCGACCTGCGCCTGAACCCCGCCCGCCGCGCCACGCTCGAGAAGGTGGTGAGCGACCTGTTCCCGGGCGGCGACCTGCCGCGCGCGAGCTTCTGGACCGGCCTGCGCCCGATGACGCCCGACAGCACCCCGATCGTCGGCGCCACGCGCTATCCGAACCTGTTCCTCAACACCGGCCACGGCACCCTGGGCTGGACCATGGCCTGCGGCTCGGGCAAGCTGATCTCCGACATCGTGACCGGCCAGCGGCCCGAGATCCGTACCGACGGGCTCGCGATGGACCGCTACGAAGAGGGCCGTTCGCGCACCGCGCGGCCGAGCACCTCGCCGGCCGCGGCCTGAATCAGGCCGCCTTCGCGACCGGCACCGCGGCCTCCATGCCGCGGTACACCTCGGCCTCGCCGTGCCGCGCGAGCAGCTGCATCAGGTGCTTGCGGATCAGCATGCCCGGGCGGTCCGATTCCATCGAGTACTCGACGCCGCGCCGGCGCGTGTCGACCAGCGCATCGGGGTCGGTCGACTCGAGGATGTCCTTGTCCTCGCGCGTGATCTCGTCGTCGAAGGCGATCAGCATCGCGGCCGGGCAGTCGGCCTCGGTGTCGTTGCGGAACAGCCATTGGCACAGCTGCATGCGGTGGTCGTCGATCGGCGTGAAGCAGTTGATGATGATGTGGCGGATGCCGCTCGGGTACTCGATGTCGAGGCGGCGCGAGAACGGCAGGAAATAGGCGTTGCGCATGTGGCGCGTGGTGATGGGGTCCCTCACGCCGCTGATCGCGTGGAATTTCTCGGGATTGGTCGCCTCGATGACGGTCTCGGCGTAGAAGCCGGCCTCGTTCTCGACCAGCTCGTACTTGCTCGGCTTCGGGCTCGCGGCCACGCCGAAGGTGGCGCGGTGCACGAAGCTGAAGTGCGAGTTGTCGAAGGAGTTCTCGAGCGCGCGCAGCGGGCTGGTCTGCCACTCCTCGTGGAACTGGAAGATGGTGCGGTAGCCGGGATCGTCGAACTCGGGGATCGCGGGGATGTCGGCGATCGGCTCCTCGAGCGCGACCCACGCGTAGCCATGGCGCGCCGTGCAGCGGTAGGCCGTGGTGCGGTAGTCGGGCGAAATGGGCCGCTCGGGCTCGTGCTGCGGAATACGGATGACCTGGCCGCCGCGGTCGTAGGTCCAGCCGTGGTAGCCGCACTGGATCGCGCCCTGAGCGCAGGCCTGGCCGGCAGCATCGACGCACCAGCCCTTGGAGAGCTTCGCGGTGCGGTGGCAGCAGCGGTCGCGCAGCGCGGCCGGCTGGCCCTCGGCGTCGAGGAAGAGAACGATGTCCTCGCCGAGCAGCCGGAAGGGCTTGGGCCCCTGGGCGAGGTCGGTGAGCGGCATGACGGCATGCCAGAACTTGCGGAAGACGGGTTGACGGGTGACGAGCATGGGCGGACTCCTTCTGAGGTCGTGTGGGACGAACTGAAAGAGCAATTTCCCACCCCGTGCCGGACCGCGATGGCGCGATGACGATGGGGCTGAACGCTTCTACTCTGCGCAAGCTGCCTTGCAAATTGCGCGCCCGGATTGTTGCGCGGCGCGCGTGCCCTGCCAACCCCCGCCGCCCCTGCCCGGCCCCAGCGCAAAACCCAAGGCGCCGAGCCCTTGGCATGCCTTCTGCTTGATCGAAGCCAAGAGTAGAAGCGTTCAGCAGCGCACGCACCACGAACGTGCGCCCGCCCGGAAATTGCTCTTGAAATGCCCGCCGCCCTCTTTGCCAAGAGGGCGACCGGATTCAAGAACCGAAGATTCCGAGGCTTCCCATGCACCGTCGATCCTTCCTCGCGGCCAGCGCCGCCACCCTCGCCGCTCCGGCCGTCCTCGCGCAGGGCGGCAACGGCCGGCTCACCCCGCTCAAGTTCACGCTCGACTTCCGCATCAACGGCCAGACCGCGCCCTTCTTCCTCGCGCTGGCCAGGGGCTACTACAAGGAGGAAGGGCTCGACGTGAGCATCGACACCGGCGCCGGCTCGGTGGCTTCCATCACCCGCATCGCCAGCGGCGTCTACCAGCTCGGGCTGGGCGACATCAGCTCGCTGGTCGAGTTCAATGCACAGAACCCCGGTACGCCGGCGGTGCAGGCCGTCTACCAGTACTACAACCGCGCGCCGTTCGTGATCATCGGCCGCAAGGACCGCGGCGTGACCGGCGACTTCAAGAGCCTCGCGGGCAAGAAGGTGGCGGCCGCCGCGGTCGAATCGACGCGGCGCGCCTGGCCGCTGGTCGCGCGCAGGCAGGGCCTGCGCGCCGACGCCTTCCAGTGGCAGACCACCGACTTCAGCGCGCGCGACAACGTGATGGTGCGCGGCGACGTCGATGCCGCCACCTACTTCCACGATTCGGCGGTCTCGCTGTTCGCGCGCATGGGGCCCGAGACGCTGTCGGTGCTCAAGTACGCCGACGCGGGCGTCGACCTCTACGGCAACGCCATCCTCGCGAGCAGCAACCTGGTGGCGCAGAACCCGAAGCTGGTGGCCGCCTTCCTGCGCGCGAGCAACCGCGCCATCGTCGAGACCTTCGCCGATCCGGGGCCGAGCATCGCGGCCATGCGCCAGCGCGAGCCCATCCTCGATGAGAAAATCGAGCGCGAGCGCTGGGGCATCACGGCCCAGTACGTGGGCGCCGCCGACACGCGCGGCCACGGCCTCGGCGACATCCGCAAGCTGACGCTGGAACGGCAGGTCGACGAGGTGGCCGACGTCTTCGGTCTGAAGGTCAAGCCCGCCTCCGACGCCATCTTCAACACCACGATGCTTCCATCGCGCACCGAACGCACACTTCCCAAGGCATGAACTCCCCCAGCACCACCACCCCCACCTACCCGGCCGAAACCGCGCTCGACGAACGCGACGGCCGCTACCTGCGCAAGGCCATCGTCTGGTCGCACCTCGCGCGCCGGCGCGGCAACCGCCCCTTCGGCTCGGTCATCGTCTCGGCCGCGGGCGAAGTGCTCTGCGAGGCCTACAACAACACCGGCGAGACCGGCGACTGCACCGGCCATGCCGAGACCAACGCGATCCGCGCGCTCGCGGGCCGCGGCATCTCGCGCGAGGAGCTGGCCGGCGCCACGCTCTATGCCTCGGGCGAGCCCTGCGTGATGTGCGCGGGCGCGATCTTCTGGTCGAACATCGGCCGCGTGGTGTTCGGCATCGACGCCGAGCGGCTGCGCGTGTTCCGCGGCGAGCGGCAGGACCAGCGCGATGCCGAGCTGTCTTGCCGCGACGTGTTCCGCGCCTCGCCGCATCCGATCGAATGCATCGGCCCGGCGCTGGTCGACGAGGCCAGCGCGGCGCACGACGGCGCCTGGAAGACCTGAAG is from Variovorax paradoxus and encodes:
- a CDS encoding nucleoside deaminase encodes the protein MNSPSTTTPTYPAETALDERDGRYLRKAIVWSHLARRRGNRPFGSVIVSAAGEVLCEAYNNTGETGDCTGHAETNAIRALAGRGISREELAGATLYASGEPCVMCAGAIFWSNIGRVVFGIDAERLRVFRGERQDQRDAELSCRDVFRASPHPIECIGPALVDEASAAHDGAWKT
- a CDS encoding beta-lactamase family protein; this translates as MTPTLNDPARRNALATMIAMALPWGSARADAGCAAGAAYAGPPRRSAPDAIWQRDFGRAIDGELPADLQQSLGDALDRMLQHVPAASVAVAIPGEGNWRATRGLARTEPREPVRPDQGFQVASTAKTLTATIVLQLVEERRLALGDSIERWFPEAPNAGLVTIEHLLRHTSGLVSFNALPDFGTQYRPPAEIIAMGLAQKPQFCPGTNWSYSNTGYAMLGTIVERLEGASFEQVLTKRLIGPLALTHTAMRRPGVELPVVSGHAAGRPVEAPDQYATPHAAGALASTAGDLVRFWHALLGGRVLPPATVRRMFVDMPAMLGPYGGGNASYGMGVQLYDVPDGPGLMLGHSGGIEGFTSVVAYVPADDLYVAVSFNEKKVPAEAGLWSLLRAVRAWRVLR
- a CDS encoding winged helix-turn-helix transcriptional regulator; this translates as MPELDRIDRKILDLLQRQGRISMTELAERIGLSASPCAERVKRMERDGVISGYHARVSPEALGKTLLVFVEIKLSAKSGDVFDKVKQELLHMPEVLECHLVSGSFDYLVKARLSGMSEYRHLLGDILKKLPVAAESHSYVVMEEIKETLMLATDR
- a CDS encoding ABC transporter substrate-binding protein; translated protein: MHRRSFLAASAATLAAPAVLAQGGNGRLTPLKFTLDFRINGQTAPFFLALARGYYKEEGLDVSIDTGAGSVASITRIASGVYQLGLGDISSLVEFNAQNPGTPAVQAVYQYYNRAPFVIIGRKDRGVTGDFKSLAGKKVAAAAVESTRRAWPLVARRQGLRADAFQWQTTDFSARDNVMVRGDVDAATYFHDSAVSLFARMGPETLSVLKYADAGVDLYGNAILASSNLVAQNPKLVAAFLRASNRAIVETFADPGPSIAAMRQREPILDEKIERERWGITAQYVGAADTRGHGLGDIRKLTLERQVDEVADVFGLKVKPASDAIFNTTMLPSRTERTLPKA
- a CDS encoding GNAT family N-acetyltransferase, which gives rise to MSPDPITIRPWRLDDFDAVKAILDDTFASTWLPQLTSEAARGYRESGEPVGYIDEMGPEFFVAEIDGEVVGMVHWQRDFVQALHVPATHRRKGIARALMAFAEAGMRADGIELARLETDTFNTASQGFYLALGYREADRYPDLEWHSGFTTILYMKPLIS
- a CDS encoding helix-turn-helix transcriptional regulator, with the protein product MAAKKPYVCGIGPAFEVIGGKWKALILWELHLQPRRFGELRRLLPGISEKMLIQQLRELETDGVVAREVFHEVPPRVEYSETKLGATLNAALGPLADWGDRYAKRVEAARKQSEAAKRG
- a CDS encoding D-amino acid dehydrogenase, giving the protein MKVIVLGGGVIGTTTAYYLARSGADVTLLDRQAGPAEETSFGNAGQVSPGYSTPWAAPGIPLKAIKWMFQQHAPLSIRPDGTLFQLRWMAQMLRNCSPERYAINKERMMRVAEYSRGCLQALRAETGLQYEQRTGGTLQLFRTQAQLDAVQRDIAVLEECGVPYELLDRDALARVEPALAGARDRLAGGLRLPNDETGDCHLFTRGLAEIARGLGVDFRFGQGIEALETEGGRISGVRTTAGKVLTADRYVMAFGSYSRAAIASLGLDIPVYPVKGYSLTVPLIAEALAPQSTVLDETYKVAVTRFDNRIRVGGMAELSGFDLRLNPARRATLEKVVSDLFPGGDLPRASFWTGLRPMTPDSTPIVGATRYPNLFLNTGHGTLGWTMACGSGKLISDIVTGQRPEIRTDGLAMDRYEEGRSRTARPSTSPAAA
- a CDS encoding Rieske 2Fe-2S domain-containing protein, with the protein product MLVTRQPVFRKFWHAVMPLTDLAQGPKPFRLLGEDIVLFLDAEGQPAALRDRCCHRTAKLSKGWCVDAAGQACAQGAIQCGYHGWTYDRGGQVIRIPQHEPERPISPDYRTTAYRCTARHGYAWVALEEPIADIPAIPEFDDPGYRTIFQFHEEWQTSPLRALENSFDNSHFSFVHRATFGVAASPKPSKYELVENEAGFYAETVIEATNPEKFHAISGVRDPITTRHMRNAYFLPFSRRLDIEYPSGIRHIIINCFTPIDDHRMQLCQWLFRNDTEADCPAAMLIAFDDEITREDKDILESTDPDALVDTRRRGVEYSMESDRPGMLIRKHLMQLLARHGEAEVYRGMEAAVPVAKAA
- a CDS encoding OsmC family protein, which produces MSISIRRDGTTGTRHILKIRDHEIAVDASPAGGGNDEGPEPHDLYDASLAACKALTVLIYARRKGIPVEDIEVVVDRDDSEERKGVYRLDSTLRVSGNLSDAQRDELLRVAGKCPVHKLMTEVKTEIQTRWAD